The following are encoded in a window of Esox lucius isolate fEsoLuc1 chromosome 14, fEsoLuc1.pri, whole genome shotgun sequence genomic DNA:
- the LOC105015232 gene encoding scavenger receptor class B member 1-like isoform X5 has protein sequence MSVGNESDVVTIPNMLVLGAAVMMENMPYAVRLMVSATFKTFKEGPFLTKSVGELMWGYDSKLVDFLNKWFPGMLPFTGNFGIFSEFNNSNTGLFTVHTGKDDIRLIYKVDSWNGLSKLTNWRTPQCNMINGTAGQMWPPFMTKQSTLPFYSPDACRSLELIYQREGIMAGIPLYRYVAPKTMFANGSDYAPNEGFCPCRQSGLLNISSCKFNAPLFISHPHFYNADPVLLDYVLGLHPTEDQHGLFMDIHPMTGVPLNVSIRLQLNLYMKSVSGVGETGKISEVVMPMIWFEESGYIDGEILTTFHTNLVVLPMVMEYVQYCFIGLGLASILAALLVYHSGKSGPLDGSRVKQMPAVEELNHTSFPTSSSVLFSG, from the exons ATGTCAGTGGGCAACGAGTCGGATGTGGTCACCATCCCCAACATGTTGGTGCTG GGAGCAGCAGTGATGATGGAGAACATGCCTTATGCCGTGCGTCTGATGGTCAGTGCCACTTTTAAGACCTTTAAGGAGGGACCCTTCCTCACCAAGTCTGTTGGAGAGTTGATGTGGGGCTATGACAGCAAGCTGGTGGACTTCCTCAATAAATGGTTCCCTGGTATGCTGCCCTTTACCGGCAACTTTGGCATCTTCTCTGAG TTCAACAACTCCAACACTGGCCTGTTCACTGTCCACACTGGGAAAGATGACATCAGGCTGATTTACAAAGTGGACTCATGGAATGGCCTGTCCAAG TTGACTAATTGGAGGACTCCTCAGTGTAACATGATCAATGGTACAGCGGGACAAATGTGGCCTCCTTTCATGACCAAACAGTCAACACTGCCCTTCTACAGTCCTGACGcctgcag GTCATTAGAACTGATATACCAACGTGAGGGAATAATGGCGGGAATTCCTCTCTATCGTTACGTGGCTCCTAAGACTATGTTTGCCAACGGCTCAGACTACGCGCCAAACGAGGGCTTCTGTCCTTGTAGACAGTCTGGCCTTCTCAACATCAGCAGCTGCAAATTCA ACGCCCCCTTGTTCATCTCCCACCCTCACTTCTACAACGCTGACCCTGTGCTGCTGGACTATGTACTGGGACTCCACCCTACCGAAGATCAACATGGACTCTTCATGGACATCCACCCT ATGACAGGAGTACCTCTGAATGTGTCTATCCGTCTGCAACTCAACCTGTACATGAAGAGTGTTTCTGGAGTTGG GGAAACCGGGAAGATCTCTGAGGTGGTGATGCCCATGATCTGGTTTGAGGAG AGTGGGTATATTGACGGTGAAATCCTGACAACGTTCCACACTAACCTGGTGGTATTGCCGATGGTGATGGAGTACGTGCAATACTGTTTCATAGGACTGGGCTTGGCCTCCATACTGGCTGCTCTACTGGTGTACCACAGTGGGAAG tctggtccactagatggcagtagAGTGAAGCAGATGCCTGCTGTTGAGGAACTGAACCACACCTCATTCCCCACTTCTTCCTCAGTCCTCTTCAGTGGATGA
- the LOC105015232 gene encoding scavenger receptor class B member 1-like isoform X2: protein MNKSKKAIGLFVVGTLMVVFGIVLRFVGPIIIHDQIVKNIVIDPKNEMSYTLWKDVPVPLFMSVNFFNILNPIEVLAGGKPMVEQRGPYVYRKRIQKQNITFHPNDTVSYLEYRRYFFEPSMSVGNESDVVTIPNMLVLGAAVMMENMPYAVRLMVSATFKTFKEGPFLTKSVGELMWGYDSKLVDFLNKWFPGMLPFTGNFGIFSEFNNSNTGLFTVHTGKDDIRLIYKVDSWNGLSKLTNWRTPQCNMINGTAGQMWPPFMTKQSTLPFYSPDACRSLELIYQREGIMAGIPLYRYVAPKTMFANGSDYAPNEGFCPCRQSGLLNISSCKFNAPLFISHPHFYNADPVLLDYVLGLHPTEDQHGLFMDIHPMTGVPLNVSIRLQLNLYMKSVSGVGETGKISEVVMPMIWFEESGYIDGEILTTFHTNLVVLPMVMEYVQYCFIGLGLASILAALLVYHSGKIRCESSAILTDTDRSISPGEQTPLLQDHTQ, encoded by the exons ATGAATAAATCCAAGAAAGCTATCGGACTTTTTGTAGTTGGAACACTGATGGTAGTTTTTGGAATTGTTCTTCGATTCGTTGGACCAATCATTATTCACGACCAGATAGTAAAG AACATAGTGATAGATCCTAAGAATGAAATGTCCTACACCCTGTGGAAGGATGTCCCTGTCCCCTTATTCATGTCGGTCAACTTCTTCAACATCCTCAACCCCATCGAAGTCCTGGCAGGGGGGAAACCCATGGTAGAGCAGAGAGGACCCTATGTGTACAG GAAGCGGATTCAGAAGCAGAACATTACATTTCACCCCAACGACACAGTGTCATATCTGGAATACAGGAGGTACTTCTTTGAGCCCAGCATGTCAGTGGGCAACGAGTCGGATGTGGTCACCATCCCCAACATGTTGGTGCTG GGAGCAGCAGTGATGATGGAGAACATGCCTTATGCCGTGCGTCTGATGGTCAGTGCCACTTTTAAGACCTTTAAGGAGGGACCCTTCCTCACCAAGTCTGTTGGAGAGTTGATGTGGGGCTATGACAGCAAGCTGGTGGACTTCCTCAATAAATGGTTCCCTGGTATGCTGCCCTTTACCGGCAACTTTGGCATCTTCTCTGAG TTCAACAACTCCAACACTGGCCTGTTCACTGTCCACACTGGGAAAGATGACATCAGGCTGATTTACAAAGTGGACTCATGGAATGGCCTGTCCAAG TTGACTAATTGGAGGACTCCTCAGTGTAACATGATCAATGGTACAGCGGGACAAATGTGGCCTCCTTTCATGACCAAACAGTCAACACTGCCCTTCTACAGTCCTGACGcctgcag GTCATTAGAACTGATATACCAACGTGAGGGAATAATGGCGGGAATTCCTCTCTATCGTTACGTGGCTCCTAAGACTATGTTTGCCAACGGCTCAGACTACGCGCCAAACGAGGGCTTCTGTCCTTGTAGACAGTCTGGCCTTCTCAACATCAGCAGCTGCAAATTCA ACGCCCCCTTGTTCATCTCCCACCCTCACTTCTACAACGCTGACCCTGTGCTGCTGGACTATGTACTGGGACTCCACCCTACCGAAGATCAACATGGACTCTTCATGGACATCCACCCT ATGACAGGAGTACCTCTGAATGTGTCTATCCGTCTGCAACTCAACCTGTACATGAAGAGTGTTTCTGGAGTTGG GGAAACCGGGAAGATCTCTGAGGTGGTGATGCCCATGATCTGGTTTGAGGAG AGTGGGTATATTGACGGTGAAATCCTGACAACGTTCCACACTAACCTGGTGGTATTGCCGATGGTGATGGAGTACGTGCAATACTGTTTCATAGGACTGGGCTTGGCCTCCATACTGGCTGCTCTACTGGTGTACCACAGTGGGAAG atAAGATGCGAGAGCAGTGCTATACTGACCGATACAGACAGAAGCATTTCACCTGGCGAACAAACCCCTCTTTTACAGGACCATACgcaataa
- the LOC105015232 gene encoding scavenger receptor class B member 1-like isoform X4, which produces MSYTLWKDVPVPLFMSVNFFNILNPIEVLAGGKPMVEQRGPYVYRKRIQKQNITFHPNDTVSYLEYRRYFFEPSMSVGNESDVVTIPNMLVLGAAVMMENMPYAVRLMVSATFKTFKEGPFLTKSVGELMWGYDSKLVDFLNKWFPGMLPFTGNFGIFSEFNNSNTGLFTVHTGKDDIRLIYKVDSWNGLSKLTNWRTPQCNMINGTAGQMWPPFMTKQSTLPFYSPDACRSLELIYQREGIMAGIPLYRYVAPKTMFANGSDYAPNEGFCPCRQSGLLNISSCKFNAPLFISHPHFYNADPVLLDYVLGLHPTEDQHGLFMDIHPMTGVPLNVSIRLQLNLYMKSVSGVGETGKISEVVMPMIWFEESGYIDGEILTTFHTNLVVLPMVMEYVQYCFIGLGLASILAALLVYHSGKSGPLDGSRVKQMPAVEELNHTSFPTSSSVLFSG; this is translated from the exons ATGTCCTACACCCTGTGGAAGGATGTCCCTGTCCCCTTATTCATGTCGGTCAACTTCTTCAACATCCTCAACCCCATCGAAGTCCTGGCAGGGGGGAAACCCATGGTAGAGCAGAGAGGACCCTATGTGTACAG GAAGCGGATTCAGAAGCAGAACATTACATTTCACCCCAACGACACAGTGTCATATCTGGAATACAGGAGGTACTTCTTTGAGCCCAGCATGTCAGTGGGCAACGAGTCGGATGTGGTCACCATCCCCAACATGTTGGTGCTG GGAGCAGCAGTGATGATGGAGAACATGCCTTATGCCGTGCGTCTGATGGTCAGTGCCACTTTTAAGACCTTTAAGGAGGGACCCTTCCTCACCAAGTCTGTTGGAGAGTTGATGTGGGGCTATGACAGCAAGCTGGTGGACTTCCTCAATAAATGGTTCCCTGGTATGCTGCCCTTTACCGGCAACTTTGGCATCTTCTCTGAG TTCAACAACTCCAACACTGGCCTGTTCACTGTCCACACTGGGAAAGATGACATCAGGCTGATTTACAAAGTGGACTCATGGAATGGCCTGTCCAAG TTGACTAATTGGAGGACTCCTCAGTGTAACATGATCAATGGTACAGCGGGACAAATGTGGCCTCCTTTCATGACCAAACAGTCAACACTGCCCTTCTACAGTCCTGACGcctgcag GTCATTAGAACTGATATACCAACGTGAGGGAATAATGGCGGGAATTCCTCTCTATCGTTACGTGGCTCCTAAGACTATGTTTGCCAACGGCTCAGACTACGCGCCAAACGAGGGCTTCTGTCCTTGTAGACAGTCTGGCCTTCTCAACATCAGCAGCTGCAAATTCA ACGCCCCCTTGTTCATCTCCCACCCTCACTTCTACAACGCTGACCCTGTGCTGCTGGACTATGTACTGGGACTCCACCCTACCGAAGATCAACATGGACTCTTCATGGACATCCACCCT ATGACAGGAGTACCTCTGAATGTGTCTATCCGTCTGCAACTCAACCTGTACATGAAGAGTGTTTCTGGAGTTGG GGAAACCGGGAAGATCTCTGAGGTGGTGATGCCCATGATCTGGTTTGAGGAG AGTGGGTATATTGACGGTGAAATCCTGACAACGTTCCACACTAACCTGGTGGTATTGCCGATGGTGATGGAGTACGTGCAATACTGTTTCATAGGACTGGGCTTGGCCTCCATACTGGCTGCTCTACTGGTGTACCACAGTGGGAAG tctggtccactagatggcagtagAGTGAAGCAGATGCCTGCTGTTGAGGAACTGAACCACACCTCATTCCCCACTTCTTCCTCAGTCCTCTTCAGTGGATGA
- the LOC105015232 gene encoding scavenger receptor class B member 1-like isoform X1, translated as MNKSKKAIGLFVVGTLMVVFGIVLRFVGPIIIHDQIVKNIVIDPKNEMSYTLWKDVPVPLFMSVNFFNILNPIEVLAGGKPMVEQRGPYVYRKRIQKQNITFHPNDTVSYLEYRRYFFEPSMSVGNESDVVTIPNMLVLGAAVMMENMPYAVRLMVSATFKTFKEGPFLTKSVGELMWGYDSKLVDFLNKWFPGMLPFTGNFGIFSEFNNSNTGLFTVHTGKDDIRLIYKVDSWNGLSKLTNWRTPQCNMINGTAGQMWPPFMTKQSTLPFYSPDACRSLELIYQREGIMAGIPLYRYVAPKTMFANGSDYAPNEGFCPCRQSGLLNISSCKFNAPLFISHPHFYNADPVLLDYVLGLHPTEDQHGLFMDIHPMTGVPLNVSIRLQLNLYMKSVSGVGETGKISEVVMPMIWFEESGYIDGEILTTFHTNLVVLPMVMEYVQYCFIGLGLASILAALLVYHSGKSGPLDGSRVKQMPAVEELNHTSFPTSSSVLFSG; from the exons ATGAATAAATCCAAGAAAGCTATCGGACTTTTTGTAGTTGGAACACTGATGGTAGTTTTTGGAATTGTTCTTCGATTCGTTGGACCAATCATTATTCACGACCAGATAGTAAAG AACATAGTGATAGATCCTAAGAATGAAATGTCCTACACCCTGTGGAAGGATGTCCCTGTCCCCTTATTCATGTCGGTCAACTTCTTCAACATCCTCAACCCCATCGAAGTCCTGGCAGGGGGGAAACCCATGGTAGAGCAGAGAGGACCCTATGTGTACAG GAAGCGGATTCAGAAGCAGAACATTACATTTCACCCCAACGACACAGTGTCATATCTGGAATACAGGAGGTACTTCTTTGAGCCCAGCATGTCAGTGGGCAACGAGTCGGATGTGGTCACCATCCCCAACATGTTGGTGCTG GGAGCAGCAGTGATGATGGAGAACATGCCTTATGCCGTGCGTCTGATGGTCAGTGCCACTTTTAAGACCTTTAAGGAGGGACCCTTCCTCACCAAGTCTGTTGGAGAGTTGATGTGGGGCTATGACAGCAAGCTGGTGGACTTCCTCAATAAATGGTTCCCTGGTATGCTGCCCTTTACCGGCAACTTTGGCATCTTCTCTGAG TTCAACAACTCCAACACTGGCCTGTTCACTGTCCACACTGGGAAAGATGACATCAGGCTGATTTACAAAGTGGACTCATGGAATGGCCTGTCCAAG TTGACTAATTGGAGGACTCCTCAGTGTAACATGATCAATGGTACAGCGGGACAAATGTGGCCTCCTTTCATGACCAAACAGTCAACACTGCCCTTCTACAGTCCTGACGcctgcag GTCATTAGAACTGATATACCAACGTGAGGGAATAATGGCGGGAATTCCTCTCTATCGTTACGTGGCTCCTAAGACTATGTTTGCCAACGGCTCAGACTACGCGCCAAACGAGGGCTTCTGTCCTTGTAGACAGTCTGGCCTTCTCAACATCAGCAGCTGCAAATTCA ACGCCCCCTTGTTCATCTCCCACCCTCACTTCTACAACGCTGACCCTGTGCTGCTGGACTATGTACTGGGACTCCACCCTACCGAAGATCAACATGGACTCTTCATGGACATCCACCCT ATGACAGGAGTACCTCTGAATGTGTCTATCCGTCTGCAACTCAACCTGTACATGAAGAGTGTTTCTGGAGTTGG GGAAACCGGGAAGATCTCTGAGGTGGTGATGCCCATGATCTGGTTTGAGGAG AGTGGGTATATTGACGGTGAAATCCTGACAACGTTCCACACTAACCTGGTGGTATTGCCGATGGTGATGGAGTACGTGCAATACTGTTTCATAGGACTGGGCTTGGCCTCCATACTGGCTGCTCTACTGGTGTACCACAGTGGGAAG tctggtccactagatggcagtagAGTGAAGCAGATGCCTGCTGTTGAGGAACTGAACCACACCTCATTCCCCACTTCTTCCTCAGTCCTCTTCAGTGGATGA
- the LOC105015232 gene encoding scavenger receptor class B member 1-like isoform X3, which yields MYLQNIVIDPKNEMSYTLWKDVPVPLFMSVNFFNILNPIEVLAGGKPMVEQRGPYVYRKRIQKQNITFHPNDTVSYLEYRRYFFEPSMSVGNESDVVTIPNMLVLGAAVMMENMPYAVRLMVSATFKTFKEGPFLTKSVGELMWGYDSKLVDFLNKWFPGMLPFTGNFGIFSEFNNSNTGLFTVHTGKDDIRLIYKVDSWNGLSKLTNWRTPQCNMINGTAGQMWPPFMTKQSTLPFYSPDACRSLELIYQREGIMAGIPLYRYVAPKTMFANGSDYAPNEGFCPCRQSGLLNISSCKFNAPLFISHPHFYNADPVLLDYVLGLHPTEDQHGLFMDIHPMTGVPLNVSIRLQLNLYMKSVSGVGETGKISEVVMPMIWFEESGYIDGEILTTFHTNLVVLPMVMEYVQYCFIGLGLASILAALLVYHSGKSGPLDGSRVKQMPAVEELNHTSFPTSSSVLFSG from the exons ATGTACCTGCAG AACATAGTGATAGATCCTAAGAATGAAATGTCCTACACCCTGTGGAAGGATGTCCCTGTCCCCTTATTCATGTCGGTCAACTTCTTCAACATCCTCAACCCCATCGAAGTCCTGGCAGGGGGGAAACCCATGGTAGAGCAGAGAGGACCCTATGTGTACAG GAAGCGGATTCAGAAGCAGAACATTACATTTCACCCCAACGACACAGTGTCATATCTGGAATACAGGAGGTACTTCTTTGAGCCCAGCATGTCAGTGGGCAACGAGTCGGATGTGGTCACCATCCCCAACATGTTGGTGCTG GGAGCAGCAGTGATGATGGAGAACATGCCTTATGCCGTGCGTCTGATGGTCAGTGCCACTTTTAAGACCTTTAAGGAGGGACCCTTCCTCACCAAGTCTGTTGGAGAGTTGATGTGGGGCTATGACAGCAAGCTGGTGGACTTCCTCAATAAATGGTTCCCTGGTATGCTGCCCTTTACCGGCAACTTTGGCATCTTCTCTGAG TTCAACAACTCCAACACTGGCCTGTTCACTGTCCACACTGGGAAAGATGACATCAGGCTGATTTACAAAGTGGACTCATGGAATGGCCTGTCCAAG TTGACTAATTGGAGGACTCCTCAGTGTAACATGATCAATGGTACAGCGGGACAAATGTGGCCTCCTTTCATGACCAAACAGTCAACACTGCCCTTCTACAGTCCTGACGcctgcag GTCATTAGAACTGATATACCAACGTGAGGGAATAATGGCGGGAATTCCTCTCTATCGTTACGTGGCTCCTAAGACTATGTTTGCCAACGGCTCAGACTACGCGCCAAACGAGGGCTTCTGTCCTTGTAGACAGTCTGGCCTTCTCAACATCAGCAGCTGCAAATTCA ACGCCCCCTTGTTCATCTCCCACCCTCACTTCTACAACGCTGACCCTGTGCTGCTGGACTATGTACTGGGACTCCACCCTACCGAAGATCAACATGGACTCTTCATGGACATCCACCCT ATGACAGGAGTACCTCTGAATGTGTCTATCCGTCTGCAACTCAACCTGTACATGAAGAGTGTTTCTGGAGTTGG GGAAACCGGGAAGATCTCTGAGGTGGTGATGCCCATGATCTGGTTTGAGGAG AGTGGGTATATTGACGGTGAAATCCTGACAACGTTCCACACTAACCTGGTGGTATTGCCGATGGTGATGGAGTACGTGCAATACTGTTTCATAGGACTGGGCTTGGCCTCCATACTGGCTGCTCTACTGGTGTACCACAGTGGGAAG tctggtccactagatggcagtagAGTGAAGCAGATGCCTGCTGTTGAGGAACTGAACCACACCTCATTCCCCACTTCTTCCTCAGTCCTCTTCAGTGGATGA